In Feifania hominis, the following are encoded in one genomic region:
- a CDS encoding N-acetylmuramoyl-L-alanine amidase, translated as MAIRIFIDQGHNPSGPNAGAEANGLREQDVNFNVGTYLAELLRTDPRFEVRVSRNTPTESLGTSNATSLAARVELANSWPADYFISIHSNANVNPAINGSEVYVYSEGSTAYYFGESILNAIVDIVGMKNNGLRVNPSLYVLRRTTMPAVLVELGYLTNAADAERLANDQVAFAYAIYMGILNYFGYEPIS; from the coding sequence GTGGCCATACGGATTTTTATCGATCAGGGGCATAACCCGAGCGGGCCCAACGCCGGGGCTGAGGCGAACGGCCTGCGCGAGCAGGATGTCAACTTCAATGTGGGAACCTATCTCGCGGAGCTGCTCAGAACCGACCCGCGCTTCGAGGTGCGCGTATCGCGCAACACGCCAACCGAGAGCCTCGGCACGAGCAACGCCACAAGCCTTGCGGCGAGAGTGGAGCTTGCAAACAGCTGGCCTGCGGACTACTTCATCAGCATACACAGCAATGCCAATGTGAATCCAGCCATCAACGGCAGCGAGGTCTATGTCTACAGCGAGGGGAGCACCGCCTACTACTTCGGTGAGAGCATACTCAATGCCATTGTTGACATTGTGGGCATGAAGAACAACGGCCTGCGCGTCAACCCGTCGCTCTACGTCCTGCGCCGCACGACCATGCCGGCGGTACTGGTAGAGCTCGGGTATCTGACCAACGCCGCCGATGCCGAGCGGCTTGCAAACGATCAGGTCGCGTTTGCCTATGCAATTTATATGGGGATTTTAAACTACTTTGGCTACGAGCCGATCTCATAG
- a CDS encoding DUF4097 family beta strand repeat-containing protein, which produces MKKLTRRALLVAGICCALGIVMLLTGLSLGARHSFYILNNRVYFYEDSSYVAVEETVAAFRELSVDISFADVSVELSDHYGYEYGFLDERVTPEVTLDGDRLTVRQKHGSAPLHIGFSAKSNYLELYLPKEAALTLADIRLASGKLICSGLTADELKLKLDFGNMTLSSLTAKAADIDLASGSLKLSDSAMDSLRYDVDFGSSEFRGFSGGAVVINSASSGIRLVDSSFDSLSIGQDFGDITATGLTTGALRLSQSSGSSELTGSIRGQTDIKVDFGSCKIITDLAESAYNFDLNADFGSVKVNGKKQSDRFLTENSAENAIRAAISSGSVTVTTN; this is translated from the coding sequence ATGAAAAAGCTGACCAGAAGAGCGCTTCTTGTTGCCGGCATCTGCTGCGCGCTCGGCATTGTGATGCTCCTTACCGGCCTCTCACTCGGCGCGCGCCACAGCTTCTATATTCTCAACAACCGCGTCTATTTCTATGAGGACAGCAGCTATGTCGCCGTCGAAGAGACCGTGGCCGCTTTTCGGGAACTCTCGGTCGATATCTCCTTTGCGGATGTGAGCGTTGAGCTCTCTGACCACTACGGGTATGAGTACGGGTTCCTTGACGAGCGCGTCACTCCCGAGGTGACATTGGACGGCGACAGGCTCACCGTGCGCCAGAAGCACGGAAGCGCGCCGCTGCACATCGGCTTTTCAGCAAAGAGCAACTATTTGGAGCTCTATCTGCCAAAAGAAGCGGCGCTCACGCTTGCCGACATCCGGCTTGCCAGCGGCAAGCTCATCTGTTCGGGTCTCACGGCCGACGAGCTGAAGCTCAAACTGGACTTTGGCAATATGACTCTGTCGTCTCTCACAGCGAAAGCCGCCGACATCGATCTTGCCAGCGGCAGTCTGAAGCTCTCCGACAGCGCGATGGATTCTCTGCGCTACGACGTCGACTTCGGTTCAAGCGAATTTCGCGGCTTTTCAGGGGGTGCGGTGGTCATAAACTCCGCGTCTTCGGGCATCCGGCTTGTCGACAGCTCCTTTGACAGTCTCTCCATCGGTCAGGATTTCGGCGACATCACTGCAACAGGTCTCACAACCGGGGCGCTGCGTCTCTCACAGAGCTCCGGCAGTTCGGAACTGACCGGAAGCATCCGCGGACAGACCGATATCAAAGTCGACTTTGGCAGCTGTAAAATCATTACAGACCTCGCCGAGAGCGCGTACAACTTTGATTTGAACGCCGATTTCGGCTCGGTAAAAGTGAATGGCAAAAAGCAGAGCGACCGGTTTTTGACCGAAAATAGCGCTGAAAATGCGATTCGGGCTGCCATCAGCAGCGGAAGCGTCACTGTCACAACCAACTGA
- a CDS encoding hybrid sensor histidine kinase/response regulator, producing the protein MKLEASLLSNQMVEALHGAPIAIFVSALDTRELLYANRAAKELFEEEFQGELTSCYRAAGFDEPCSFCRADRIGTQPFVREFHHPANDRYYQLSGKRIEWDGKPAHIEYIVDITEKKREIDRQSGIRAALQDTFSSIPCGLAVYRCKGEHILPEFHNLAFYEIMGYSEEHARQLERETNYLNVHPQDLDVLRGEVQRAIQSCNVFEHTYRVWNDRRESYCWIRLEGSVKTQGDGSKLLYGVYSDVSKQMSLEGELTETNEKMQDIINAIPGGVAIYKVSDIFETVYFSDGVPELSGYTVEEYQKLIREDAAKLTYSEDSRMVVENLRRAIREQTVANFDFRKIHRNGHIVWVHIQARQIGRQDGFPLIQCVFHNITDLKEAQLEMDHLVNSIPGGIASYRIEGGNVTPSFYSDGVPALSGRTREEFDELVRKDACDMIYALDRKRVLAAARAAIESGEVLNISYRMHHRDGRLIWIHLNGRRMGPLAETTWFYAVFTGMSAETRLFQDIANEAADGIYVIDRENYDLLYANEKTELFAKGGNVLGRKCYAALHGKSEPCEFCTLKTHVPDGREHEIAVGAADRFYTARCRMTDWNGVPAYIQYIRDVTKEVKIRRDKERLEKYFQTMVKNLPSGVAVVHYEKDGSMKPEFLSDGFASMTGMTLEQAWKLYRHDAMAGVHPDDRRSVREQMERYIESGDSQCEIVYRIASGKTGYVWVKNTLSLIQNEGGESRVYAVYHDITREREERRSIRQRYNELLMQHYRTPGPDALIVGHCNITRNQILEINDYTGLNLLETLGTVREDFFNGLSHFVVDAKQREKFLLTYLGEPSLSAFTQGITERCQEYFIHLPNEPCGRYAQVKMNMVATPDSGDVTGILMVTDITERTMSERVLHQLSVAGNDFVMDVDLSQDSYKLLSQNEVASHVPLEYGCYSKWIAAMAASKIVPRDRQAYLTGLNPDRILERLQSSGPYTFAYSVEDDGSILTKNMTVSAIDLRLKRICLSRTDITDSVREQQALLRVIAYTFEIAGFIDLSSGKLTLYTRETVLENLPPHYVEHYGDAIVRFASRYIAKENREDVLSRFQIGDMLGRLAERPAGYDFLFVHRDADRERYKQVNVLWGDTNHRTLCLVRADVTDMLAAEQRTKKELRNALAQAQEANRAKSDFLSTMSHDIRTPMNAIMGMTALAVAHMDDRDRVADCLAKISVSSRHLLSLINDILDMSKIESNKLSISCREMSISELTQQLADMIGPQAGEAGLALHIRTDLRHECFYGDSLRMNQILINLLSNAVKFTPEGGSIDFSVEEIAPLADESHVRYRFVVSDTGIGMSEDFQGNLFAPFTRSGTTERVEGTGLGLSIVKGLVELMGGKITVKSSEGVGSTFSVELEFEPAQDDTCAGRAISAPSGQRGSLFAGRHFLVVEDNAINAEILCELLAMHGAHCVVKTDGLQAVHAFSQTPQDTYDAILMDIQMPQMNGYEATRAIRAMDRADAATIPIVAMTANAFAEDVQASLNAGMNAHVSKPIDTQVLESTLRQVLRV; encoded by the coding sequence ATGAAGCTTGAGGCCTCCCTGTTGTCGAATCAAATGGTCGAGGCTCTTCACGGAGCGCCGATTGCAATCTTTGTAAGTGCCCTTGATACCCGCGAACTGCTCTATGCAAACAGGGCGGCGAAAGAGCTGTTTGAGGAGGAGTTTCAAGGGGAGCTGACGAGCTGCTACCGTGCGGCCGGGTTTGATGAACCCTGTTCTTTCTGCCGCGCAGACAGGATCGGCACACAGCCCTTTGTCCGGGAATTTCACCACCCGGCCAACGACCGATACTATCAGCTCAGCGGCAAGCGAATCGAATGGGACGGAAAACCGGCACACATCGAATACATTGTGGACATCACGGAAAAAAAGCGCGAAATAGATCGGCAGAGCGGTATTCGCGCGGCGCTGCAGGACACATTCAGCAGCATCCCCTGCGGACTGGCGGTCTACCGCTGCAAGGGTGAGCATATTTTACCCGAGTTCCACAACCTGGCCTTTTACGAGATCATGGGCTACTCCGAGGAGCACGCGCGCCAATTGGAGAGAGAGACCAACTATCTGAATGTTCACCCACAGGATTTGGATGTCCTGAGAGGTGAGGTGCAGCGGGCAATCCAGAGCTGTAACGTTTTTGAGCATACCTACCGAGTCTGGAATGACCGCAGAGAAAGCTACTGCTGGATTCGTCTGGAGGGCTCGGTAAAGACACAGGGCGACGGCAGCAAGCTGCTCTATGGCGTGTACAGCGATGTCAGCAAGCAGATGTCGCTGGAGGGGGAGCTCACCGAAACCAATGAGAAGATGCAGGACATCATCAATGCCATTCCGGGAGGCGTGGCAATCTACAAGGTGAGCGATATTTTTGAGACAGTGTATTTCTCAGACGGGGTGCCGGAGCTGTCCGGCTACACCGTCGAAGAGTATCAAAAGCTCATTCGAGAGGATGCCGCAAAGTTGACCTATTCGGAGGACTCTCGCATGGTGGTGGAAAATCTGCGTCGCGCCATTCGGGAACAGACGGTTGCAAATTTTGACTTTCGTAAAATTCACCGCAATGGACACATCGTCTGGGTGCACATTCAGGCAAGGCAGATTGGCCGGCAGGATGGTTTTCCGTTGATTCAGTGCGTCTTTCACAACATTACCGATCTCAAGGAAGCGCAGCTGGAGATGGATCATCTGGTCAACTCCATTCCGGGAGGCATTGCAAGCTACCGCATCGAGGGAGGAAATGTCACTCCGAGCTTTTACTCCGACGGGGTTCCGGCGCTGTCGGGTCGAACACGCGAGGAATTTGATGAGCTCGTCCGAAAGGACGCCTGCGATATGATCTATGCGCTCGACCGCAAGCGGGTGCTTGCGGCGGCGAGAGCGGCCATTGAGAGCGGCGAAGTGCTCAACATCTCCTATCGGATGCACCACCGCGACGGCAGGCTCATCTGGATTCACCTCAACGGCCGCCGCATGGGACCGCTGGCCGAGACCACCTGGTTTTACGCGGTTTTCACCGGTATGTCTGCCGAGACCCGGCTGTTTCAGGACATTGCCAACGAGGCTGCAGATGGAATCTATGTCATTGACCGTGAAAATTACGATCTGCTCTACGCAAACGAGAAGACGGAACTCTTTGCAAAAGGGGGCAACGTTCTCGGTCGGAAGTGCTATGCGGCGCTTCATGGAAAGAGTGAACCCTGTGAATTTTGTACGCTGAAGACCCATGTACCGGACGGCAGAGAGCATGAGATCGCAGTGGGCGCGGCGGACCGCTTTTATACCGCCCGCTGCCGCATGACGGACTGGAATGGAGTTCCGGCCTACATTCAGTACATCCGCGACGTCACGAAAGAGGTCAAAATCCGCCGGGACAAAGAGCGGCTCGAAAAGTATTTTCAGACGATGGTCAAAAATCTGCCGAGCGGCGTCGCCGTGGTCCACTATGAAAAGGACGGGAGCATGAAGCCGGAGTTTCTCTCGGACGGATTCGCCTCGATGACCGGCATGACGCTGGAACAGGCGTGGAAGCTCTACCGGCACGATGCGATGGCAGGCGTTCATCCCGACGACCGGCGTAGCGTACGGGAACAGATGGAGCGCTACATTGAAAGCGGTGACAGTCAGTGTGAGATCGTCTACCGGATCGCAAGTGGAAAGACGGGCTATGTCTGGGTTAAAAACACACTCTCGCTGATACAAAACGAGGGTGGCGAGAGCCGCGTCTACGCGGTCTATCATGACATCACAAGGGAACGGGAGGAGCGGCGCAGCATCCGTCAGCGCTACAACGAGCTGCTCATGCAGCACTACAGGACGCCAGGCCCCGACGCGCTGATTGTCGGCCACTGCAACATCACGCGCAATCAGATATTGGAGATCAACGACTACACGGGGCTGAATTTGCTGGAGACACTCGGGACAGTCCGCGAAGATTTTTTCAACGGGCTCTCCCACTTTGTAGTCGATGCGAAGCAGCGCGAAAAATTTTTATTGACCTATCTTGGTGAGCCCTCGCTGAGTGCCTTTACACAGGGAATCACCGAGCGATGCCAGGAGTATTTTATTCATCTTCCCAATGAGCCGTGCGGGAGGTATGCGCAAGTCAAGATGAATATGGTCGCGACGCCCGACAGCGGCGATGTCACCGGCATTTTGATGGTGACAGACATCACAGAGCGCACAATGTCCGAGCGGGTTCTGCACCAGCTCTCGGTCGCCGGAAACGACTTTGTCATGGACGTCGATCTGTCGCAGGACAGCTACAAGCTGCTCTCCCAAAACGAGGTGGCAAGCCATGTTCCACTCGAGTATGGCTGCTACTCGAAATGGATTGCCGCGATGGCGGCGTCCAAAATTGTCCCGAGAGACAGGCAGGCCTATCTGACCGGATTGAATCCGGACCGGATACTTGAGAGACTTCAGAGCAGCGGTCCATACACATTTGCCTACTCCGTAGAAGACGACGGGAGTATTCTCACAAAGAACATGACGGTCTCCGCCATTGACCTGCGCCTGAAGCGAATCTGCCTGTCGCGCACCGATATCACCGATTCTGTGCGTGAACAGCAGGCGCTGCTGCGCGTGATCGCGTACACTTTTGAAATTGCGGGCTTCATTGACCTGAGCAGCGGGAAGCTCACGCTCTACACCAGGGAGACGGTGCTGGAGAATCTACCACCGCACTATGTGGAACACTATGGGGATGCCATCGTACGCTTTGCGAGCCGGTATATTGCCAAGGAAAACAGGGAGGATGTGCTCTCGCGATTCCAGATCGGTGACATGCTCGGGCGGCTCGCTGAGAGGCCGGCGGGGTATGATTTCCTGTTTGTACACCGCGACGCAGATCGGGAGCGGTACAAGCAGGTCAACGTGCTGTGGGGTGATACCAACCACCGCACGCTCTGCCTCGTCCGGGCGGATGTGACCGATATGCTGGCTGCGGAACAACGCACCAAAAAAGAACTTAGAAATGCGCTTGCCCAGGCGCAGGAGGCCAACCGCGCCAAGAGCGATTTTCTCTCCACCATGAGCCACGACATCCGAACGCCAATGAATGCTATCATGGGAATGACGGCGCTTGCGGTGGCCCATATGGACGACCGCGACCGGGTGGCCGACTGTCTGGCGAAGATATCAGTCTCCTCAAGGCATCTGCTCAGCCTGATCAATGACATTCTGGACATGAGTAAAATCGAGAGCAACAAGCTCTCGATCAGCTGCCGGGAGATGTCAATTTCCGAGTTGACGCAGCAGCTTGCGGATATGATCGGTCCGCAGGCCGGCGAGGCGGGGCTTGCGCTGCACATTCGCACTGATCTGCGCCATGAGTGCTTCTACGGGGACTCTCTGCGGATGAATCAGATTTTGATCAATCTGCTGAGCAACGCCGTCAAATTCACACCCGAGGGCGGCAGCATCGACTTTTCGGTGGAGGAGATTGCCCCCCTTGCAGATGAGAGCCACGTGCGCTACCGGTTCGTCGTATCGGATACGGGAATCGGCATGAGCGAGGACTTTCAGGGCAACCTGTTTGCCCCCTTTACGCGCAGTGGAACGACCGAACGCGTCGAGGGAACGGGGCTCGGTCTGAGCATTGTAAAGGGACTTGTGGAGTTGATGGGAGGGAAGATCACCGTCAAGAGCAGCGAGGGCGTGGGCTCGACTTTCAGCGTTGAGCTGGAATTTGAACCCGCGCAGGACGACACCTGCGCGGGAAGAGCGATCTCTGCGCCCTCCGGGCAGAGGGGGAGCCTCTTTGCCGGGCGGCATTTTCTCGTCGTCGAGGACAATGCCATCAATGCGGAGATTCTCTGTGAGCTGCTCGCCATGCACGGGGCGCACTGTGTTGTGAAAACGGATGGTCTGCAGGCGGTTCACGCCTTTTCGCAGACCCCGCAGGATACCTATGACGCCATCTTGATGGACATTCAGATGCCGCAGATGAATGGGTATGAGGCGACCCGCGCAATTCGGGCAATGGATCGTGCCGATGCCGCTACAATTCCGATTGTCGCGATGACGGCCAATGCTTTCGCCGAGGATGTACAGGCGTCTCTCAACGCCGGTATGAACGCGCACGTCTCAAAGCCGATTGACACACAGGTTCTCGAGAGCACGCTGCGCCAGGTGCTGCGCGTGTAA
- a CDS encoding MGMT family protein — MNRAEFDRLVYDVVAGIPAGRVITYGRIAVLIGAPRCPRHVGRAMYHAPQGLPCHRVVGGRGNLVEGWPEQRTLLEREGVVFKPNGCVDLKQCLWI; from the coding sequence ATGAATCGCGCTGAATTTGACCGGCTTGTATACGATGTCGTCGCCGGCATACCTGCCGGACGGGTCATCACCTACGGGCGCATTGCCGTGCTCATCGGCGCTCCCCGGTGCCCGCGGCATGTCGGCCGCGCCATGTACCATGCCCCGCAGGGGCTTCCCTGCCACCGTGTGGTAGGCGGCCGTGGCAATCTTGTCGAGGGTTGGCCTGAGCAGCGCACGCTACTCGAACGGGAGGGCGTCGTCTTCAAGCCCAATGGCTGTGTTGATTTAAAGCAGTGTCTCTGGATATAA
- a CDS encoding PadR family transcriptional regulator, with amino-acid sequence MTFQLGAALLDACVLATLSQGDTYGYVLTQNIRRAIEVSESTLYPVLRRLQKEGCLTTYDQPYQGRNRRYYAITDYGRAKYDYYLREWQKYKACVDSALKGGISHD; translated from the coding sequence ATGACCTTTCAGCTCGGGGCTGCTCTGCTCGATGCCTGTGTGCTGGCAACGCTGTCCCAGGGCGACACCTACGGCTATGTTCTCACACAGAATATCCGCAGGGCCATCGAGGTATCCGAATCAACTCTCTACCCTGTCTTGCGGCGGCTTCAAAAAGAGGGGTGTCTGACAACCTACGACCAGCCCTACCAGGGACGAAACCGGCGCTACTACGCCATCACGGACTACGGCAGGGCAAAATACGACTACTATCTTCGCGAATGGCAAAAATATAAGGCCTGTGTCGACAGTGCCTTGAAAGGCGGGATCTCTCATGACTAG
- a CDS encoding alpha/beta hydrolase, which translates to MIGFLCAVGALFVVWAAIVLISSHRILRSRHQSVGRTFAKMEKRSDFRREDESSYRQEKVSIVSDDGLKLTGWLLPCNYFTEKVVLFVHGFTANHRLALPFVNFFHNLDYDVLAIDLRAHGESEGRYSTYGLLESRDLANWVRFLRARYGEHAAIGLMGQSMGGAAVLQYAGGDEELLFCIADCTFTSAEDAVHYHLRRSHLDFSLFYRPIVAVLRAVGKFDIADADSLAAVKDIRCPLLFVHGTADRMLPCEMSQKLYDAASGDRELLLVEGARHVQNLSLGRAAYFDAITRLTRRAERRRAEADSEDVKPDESR; encoded by the coding sequence ATGATCGGATTTCTGTGCGCCGTGGGGGCGCTTTTTGTCGTGTGGGCAGCTATTGTGCTCATCAGCTCACACCGCATTCTCCGCTCGCGGCACCAGTCGGTGGGGCGCACTTTTGCCAAGATGGAAAAGCGCAGCGACTTTCGCCGGGAGGATGAGAGCTCCTACCGGCAGGAAAAAGTGTCGATTGTCAGTGACGACGGTTTGAAACTTACGGGCTGGCTGCTTCCCTGCAACTACTTCACGGAAAAGGTCGTGCTCTTTGTACACGGGTTTACCGCCAACCACAGGCTCGCTCTGCCCTTTGTCAATTTCTTTCACAACCTCGACTACGACGTACTGGCCATCGATCTGCGCGCCCACGGTGAGAGCGAGGGGCGCTATTCCACCTACGGTCTGCTCGAGAGCCGTGATCTTGCCAACTGGGTTCGGTTTCTGCGCGCCCGTTACGGGGAGCATGCCGCCATCGGCCTGATGGGCCAATCCATGGGAGGCGCTGCTGTGCTTCAGTATGCAGGCGGTGACGAAGAACTTCTCTTCTGCATCGCCGACTGCACCTTTACAAGCGCAGAGGATGCTGTTCACTACCATCTGCGCCGCTCACATCTTGACTTTTCCCTCTTCTACAGGCCCATCGTGGCAGTTTTGCGGGCGGTGGGCAAATTTGACATCGCCGACGCGGACTCTCTTGCCGCTGTGAAAGACATCCGCTGCCCGCTTCTCTTCGTGCATGGCACCGCCGACCGGATGCTCCCCTGTGAGATGTCACAGAAGCTCTACGACGCGGCGAGCGGCGACCGGGAGCTCTTACTCGTCGAGGGTGCGCGTCATGTTCAAAACCTGTCGCTCGGACGCGCGGCATACTTCGACGCCATTACCCGCCTCACCCGCCGTGCCGAGCGCCGGCGCGCGGAAGCGGACAGCGAGGATGTGAAACCCGATGAATCGCGCTGA
- a CDS encoding L-lactate dehydrogenase, with translation MVNLQKCAIIGCGQVGATTAFTLMKSGLFSELILIDLDPEKADGEAMDLNHCLPFLKPAQIRAGGYDDLADAALVIITAGANQKPDESRTDLVGRNVAIMRQIVPEIVSRNRECILLVVSNPVDILTQAVLKLSGFPAQRVIGSGTVLDTARLKYLLGRRLHVDSRNVHAFVIGEHGDSELAVWSSANISGVDIGDYCRVCCASESAKTLHPIFDEVKNSAYAIIEKKGATYYAISLAVLRICEAIIRDEESILTVSTHCQGHYGLDGLCIGLPCVVGREGVLQILDISLDGHERQGLERSAALLRELIRQQHLD, from the coding sequence ATGGTCAATCTGCAAAAATGCGCCATCATCGGCTGCGGCCAGGTCGGCGCGACAACTGCATTTACTCTGATGAAGAGCGGCCTCTTCTCGGAGCTCATTCTCATCGATCTCGACCCGGAAAAGGCCGACGGGGAGGCAATGGATCTCAACCACTGCCTCCCCTTTCTAAAGCCCGCCCAGATCCGCGCCGGCGGCTATGACGATCTTGCCGACGCCGCCCTTGTCATCATCACAGCCGGCGCAAACCAGAAGCCCGACGAGAGCCGCACCGATCTCGTCGGACGAAATGTCGCGATCATGCGCCAGATCGTACCCGAGATCGTCTCGCGAAACCGCGAGTGTATTCTGCTCGTTGTGTCAAATCCGGTTGACATTCTGACGCAGGCTGTGCTCAAGCTCTCGGGCTTTCCTGCGCAGAGAGTCATCGGCTCGGGCACGGTACTTGACACCGCGCGTCTCAAATACCTGCTCGGCCGGCGTCTGCATGTGGACAGCCGCAATGTGCACGCCTTTGTCATCGGCGAGCACGGCGACAGCGAACTCGCCGTGTGGAGCTCGGCGAATATCTCCGGCGTCGACATCGGCGACTACTGCCGCGTGTGCTGCGCGAGCGAGAGCGCGAAGACCCTCCACCCCATTTTTGATGAGGTTAAAAACAGCGCCTATGCGATCATCGAAAAAAAGGGCGCGACCTACTACGCGATATCCCTTGCGGTCCTGCGCATCTGCGAGGCCATCATCCGCGATGAGGAGTCCATTTTGACGGTCAGCACCCACTGTCAGGGGCACTACGGCCTCGATGGGCTCTGCATCGGTCTGCCCTGCGTCGTGGGGCGTGAGGGGGTGCTTCAGATTCTCGACATCTCTCTCGACGGGCACGAGCGCCAGGGACTTGAGCGCTCCGCCGCGCTGCTGCGGGAGCTCATACGACAACAGCATCTCGACTGA
- a CDS encoding DUF1700 domain-containing protein translates to MTRAEYFIALERELRALPEEEQRSALLYYAEYFDDAGPEREQEVMAELGAPEQVAAQIMTDFAVKSAAEAPAPPVKKGLSTVWMVILAIFAAPIALPLALAGAIVVLALLLVVFVLIVAFFAVCLALFAASIAAAILGLTALPAHPPTAIALIGAGLVVFAVGILLTMPTIWFARLSVSGVARLGSKLLVRRRVKA, encoded by the coding sequence ATGACTAGAGCGGAATACTTCATCGCGCTCGAGCGCGAGCTGCGCGCGCTCCCCGAGGAGGAGCAGCGCTCGGCTCTTCTCTACTATGCTGAATACTTTGACGACGCCGGGCCTGAGCGCGAACAGGAAGTGATGGCGGAGCTCGGCGCCCCCGAACAGGTGGCGGCCCAGATCATGACCGACTTTGCCGTAAAGAGCGCTGCCGAGGCGCCCGCCCCTCCGGTCAAAAAGGGGCTGTCCACTGTCTGGATGGTGATTCTCGCGATCTTCGCCGCGCCCATTGCGCTGCCCCTTGCCCTTGCGGGAGCCATCGTGGTGCTCGCGCTGCTGCTTGTGGTCTTTGTGCTCATCGTCGCATTTTTCGCCGTGTGTCTCGCCCTGTTTGCAGCGAGCATCGCCGCTGCCATTTTGGGCCTGACGGCGCTTCCCGCCCATCCGCCCACGGCGATTGCTCTGATCGGCGCCGGCCTTGTGGTCTTCGCCGTCGGCATACTGCTGACCATGCCGACGATCTGGTTTGCGCGTCTGAGTGTCAGCGGCGTCGCGCGCCTCGGCTCCAAGCTCCTGGTGCGCAGGAGGGTAAAAGCATGA
- a CDS encoding GH25 family lysozyme, translating to MHKSHRRALALLTMLCLTLSLALCAQALEPSGEPARRGIDVSEWQGSIDFARVRDAGIEIVYIRAGAGGDYADPDFRTNYENAKAAGLKIGFYHYVTARSSAEAEQQARYFVSLIGGTVPDCRLAMDFETFGSLSREQTNEIALVFLETVEQLTGKSTVVYTDAYNARAVWNDAVAERPLWVAQYGVDTPEDNGKWDSWVGFQYSDRGRVDGIRGNVDLDWFTDGILLGEQDEIPHTQHHILYRVRRGDTLWRIARRYGTTVEKLAELNHIADPNRIFVGQMLEIPSKSIVPVTYTVKRGDTLWGIARRYHTTVSQLAGINHIKNPNLIYVGQTIKI from the coding sequence ATGCACAAATCGCATCGCAGGGCTCTGGCCCTGCTCACCATGCTCTGTCTTACCCTCTCTCTGGCGCTCTGCGCCCAGGCGCTGGAGCCGTCCGGGGAGCCCGCCCGCCGTGGAATAGACGTAAGCGAATGGCAGGGGTCGATCGACTTTGCCCGCGTCCGGGATGCCGGAATTGAGATCGTCTACATCCGCGCGGGGGCCGGCGGCGACTACGCCGATCCCGATTTTCGCACAAATTACGAAAACGCAAAAGCCGCCGGTCTCAAGATTGGCTTTTACCACTATGTCACAGCCCGTTCCAGCGCCGAGGCCGAGCAGCAGGCGCGCTATTTCGTCTCTCTCATCGGCGGCACTGTGCCGGACTGCCGCCTCGCGATGGACTTTGAGACCTTTGGCAGTCTCTCGCGCGAGCAGACCAATGAGATCGCACTTGTCTTTCTCGAGACGGTAGAGCAGCTCACCGGCAAGTCCACCGTCGTATACACCGATGCCTACAACGCCCGCGCCGTCTGGAACGATGCCGTCGCCGAACGCCCGCTCTGGGTTGCGCAGTACGGTGTCGATACCCCGGAGGACAACGGCAAGTGGGACAGCTGGGTTGGCTTTCAGTACTCCGATCGCGGCCGGGTCGACGGCATTCGCGGCAACGTGGATCTCGACTGGTTCACCGACGGGATACTACTCGGGGAGCAAGATGAAATTCCTCACACGCAGCACCACATTCTCTACCGCGTCCGCCGCGGCGATACCCTGTGGCGTATCGCGAGACGCTATGGTACCACGGTGGAAAAGCTCGCCGAACTCAACCACATCGCAGATCCCAACCGAATCTTTGTCGGCCAGATGCTGGAGATCCCCTCCAAGAGCATTGTCCCCGTAACCTATACAGTAAAGCGCGGAGACACCCTGTGGGGCATTGCCCGAAGATACCATACCACGGTCTCTCAGCTCGCCGGAATCAACCACATCAAAAATCCCAATCTGATCTACGTCGGCCAGACAATCAAGATATAA